Proteins encoded in a region of the Pseudomonas sp. GOM7 genome:
- a CDS encoding FAD-dependent oxidoreductase, with protein sequence MPLALIKYGLSSDYPVEVDLPAPKDLKPAYDVVIIGGGGHGLATAYYLAKYHGVTNIAVLEKSYLGGGNTARNTAVIRSNYLTSEGVRFYAESVRMFKDLSNEFDFNIMYSERGQLTLAHTDATVRAFRQRAEVNKHFGGRTEMIDRQQIRELVPCLNLDPGHLPVLAGLWHIDGATARHDAVAWGYAKQAAKRGVEIHQLTEVQDFVVENGRVTTVRTNRGDVRCGCVVQAVAGASSLLMNKLNIKAPIHTYPLQAMVTQPFKPFLDPLVSSSALHCYVQQTSRGEIVFGGGSDPYPLYNTRSTLDLKESLLAHAIEMFPFMAGAKLMRQWAGSTDMTPDYSPIMGRSPLDNYYLDAGWGTWGFKATPICGWTMAELVASGKTPALIQPFALERFSTFRQVNEMGATAASH encoded by the coding sequence ATGCCCCTTGCCCTGATCAAGTACGGCCTGTCCTCGGACTACCCGGTGGAGGTCGACCTGCCTGCGCCGAAGGATCTCAAACCGGCGTACGACGTGGTCATCATCGGTGGAGGCGGCCATGGCCTGGCCACCGCCTATTACCTGGCCAAGTACCACGGCGTGACCAACATCGCGGTGCTGGAGAAGTCCTACCTCGGCGGTGGCAACACCGCGCGCAACACGGCGGTGATTCGCTCCAACTACCTCACCAGCGAAGGCGTGCGCTTCTATGCCGAGTCGGTGCGGATGTTCAAGGATCTCTCCAACGAGTTCGACTTCAACATCATGTATTCCGAGCGTGGCCAGCTCACCCTGGCGCACACCGACGCCACGGTGCGCGCCTTCCGCCAGCGCGCCGAGGTGAACAAGCATTTCGGTGGCCGCACCGAGATGATCGACCGCCAGCAGATCCGCGAACTGGTGCCCTGCCTGAACCTCGACCCCGGCCATCTGCCGGTGCTTGCCGGGCTCTGGCACATCGACGGTGCCACCGCCCGCCATGACGCCGTGGCCTGGGGCTACGCCAAGCAGGCGGCCAAGCGTGGCGTGGAGATTCACCAGCTCACCGAGGTGCAGGACTTCGTCGTCGAGAACGGTCGCGTCACCACCGTGCGCACCAACCGTGGCGACGTGCGCTGCGGCTGCGTGGTGCAGGCGGTAGCCGGCGCCAGCTCGCTGCTGATGAACAAGCTGAACATCAAGGCGCCGATCCACACCTACCCGCTGCAGGCCATGGTCACCCAGCCGTTCAAGCCCTTCCTCGACCCGCTGGTGAGCTCCTCGGCGCTGCACTGCTACGTGCAGCAGACCAGCCGTGGCGAGATCGTCTTCGGCGGCGGCTCCGACCCTTACCCGCTGTACAACACCCGCTCCACACTCGACCTCAAGGAAAGCCTGCTGGCCCACGCCATCGAGATGTTCCCCTTCATGGCCGGCGCCAAGCTGATGCGCCAGTGGGCCGGCAGCACCGACATGACCCCGGACTACAGCCCGATCATGGGCCGCTCGCCGCTGGACAACTATTACCTCGACGCCGGCTGGGGCACCTGGGGCTTCAAGGCCACGCCGATCTGCGGCTGGACCATGGCCGAGTTGGTCGCCAGCGGCAAGACCCCGGCGCTGATCCAACCCTTCGCCCTCGAGCGCTTCTCGACCTTCCGCCAGGTCAACGAGATGGGCGCCACGGCGGCGAGCCACTGA
- the folD gene encoding bifunctional methylenetetrahydrofolate dehydrogenase/methenyltetrahydrofolate cyclohydrolase FolD, producing MSAQLIDGKAAAARVLAEIAADVAVLKAQGIEPALAVVLVGDDPASQVYVRNKVLRANEVGIRSLEYRLSADASAEAVLEVVAALNADATVNGILVQLPLPAHIDETRVLQAIDPAKDVDGFHSENVGGLSQGRPVLTPCTPAGCMRLLRDTLGDLSGKHAVVVGRSNIVGKPMAALLLAANCSVTVLHSRSVKPEKLCGQADIVVAAVGRPRMIGADWIKPGAVVIDVGINRIDEDGRSRLVGDVDFDAVLPVASAITPVPGGVGPMTIAMLMHNTLLAARQQHGLSAQE from the coding sequence ATGAGCGCGCAACTGATCGACGGCAAGGCCGCCGCCGCGCGCGTGCTCGCCGAGATCGCCGCTGACGTGGCCGTGCTCAAGGCCCAAGGCATCGAGCCGGCGCTGGCCGTGGTGCTGGTCGGCGATGACCCGGCCAGCCAGGTCTACGTGCGCAACAAGGTGCTGCGCGCGAACGAGGTGGGCATCCGCTCGCTGGAATACCGCCTGAGTGCCGACGCCAGCGCCGAAGCCGTGCTGGAAGTAGTCGCCGCGCTCAATGCCGACGCCACGGTCAACGGCATTCTGGTGCAGTTGCCGCTGCCGGCGCATATCGACGAGACCCGCGTGCTGCAGGCCATCGACCCGGCCAAGGACGTCGACGGCTTCCACAGCGAGAACGTCGGCGGCCTCAGCCAGGGCCGCCCGGTGCTCACGCCCTGCACCCCGGCCGGCTGCATGCGCCTGCTGCGCGACACCCTCGGCGACCTGTCCGGCAAACACGCCGTGGTGGTCGGCCGCTCGAACATCGTCGGCAAGCCGATGGCGGCGCTGCTGCTGGCCGCCAACTGCAGCGTCACCGTGCTGCATTCGCGCAGCGTCAAGCCGGAGAAGCTCTGCGGCCAGGCCGACATCGTGGTCGCCGCCGTCGGCCGGCCACGGATGATCGGCGCCGACTGGATCAAACCCGGCGCGGTGGTGATCGACGTCGGCATCAACCGCATCGACGAGGACGGCCGCTCGCGCCTGGTCGGCGATGTCGACTTCGACGCCGTGCTGCCGGTGGCCTCGGCCATCACCCCGGTGCCCGGCGGCGTCGGCCCGATGACCATCGCCATGCTGATGCACAACACCTTGCTCGCCGCCCGCCAGCAACACGGCCTGTCGGCCCAGGAGTAA